One Coffea arabica cultivar ET-39 chromosome 5e, Coffea Arabica ET-39 HiFi, whole genome shotgun sequence DNA segment encodes these proteins:
- the LOC113722642 gene encoding putative disease resistance protein RGA3 yields MAELFVPKIIDVLGDVAVKQFGEKVNLVMGVEEEVSNISSKLTTIEKVLHDAERRRLKDRSVGIWLEKLEDTTYEMDDVLDEWNFKIHRAKNERTNQNARMQPTLRNKVRSFIPSLCSCLKQVPVRSGIAQKIKKINERLELTLKEADQFKFITSGGIPNSHDFQRIMTTSIIDESEVYGRESDKEALLNQVLSESSSQGRYEVQVISVVGAGGSGKTTLAQLLFNDDRVKNHFELKKWVCVSDPFDEKRIARAILESPGKSSDLSELDPLLQLLKETFSGKRFLLVLDDVWTEDDSKWKPFQHALKDGAPRSVILVTTRSHRVATVVGSTDTHGLGMISHSDCWLIMQRIAFAKQSGDLCKKVERIGQKIAEKCKGLPLAAKTMGSLLRFKDTEQQWQNVLDSEIWQLEEAAVDLFPHLYLSYNELSPELKRCFSYCAVFPKDHEIDVEEELIRLWIAQGYVRPNRRGEHLELVGLEYFNNLAMRSFFQEIQNVEDYDGFHEYLKCKMHDIVHDFAQFLTKNECRALGGVGRNSSSERARHLTILKGTEEEMFSSRVVDFGRLRSFLAFLFERVVVPQNLFCSLKCARTLVLCNCELVEIPAEIGRLIHLRHLDLSMNPFVTLPEAICDLYYLETLDINHCKKLSCLPQRIKGLVHLRHLFNHVADELRQIPQGLWKLTSLCSLTRFIVRSNSDDLAILKDLNQLERLHIVIEGEVDFGSAELGKKINIRKMSLFFSFEAHFIETPSCIESVEPPPHLERLALIGYPGTQLPSWLVTKSHANNLTKLIIDRPRNISSLLALWKLSSLEKLILYRVEELEYLGKEFFGVTKALHENSRDALDTLSNSESSFSSEAVAFPNLRKLHFRHVLNWTNWEDLSEDDEKVAVSIMPCLEELKIWNSEKLKMLPHRILRKIPSLKILDIRRCSKLRDRYSDKTGDDWIKISYIPRVHISDKC; encoded by the coding sequence atggCTGAATTGTTTGTTCCAAAGATAATAGATGTATTGGGTGATGTGGCCGTGAAGCAGTTTGGGGAGAAGGTCAACCTGGTGATGGGGGTTGAAGAGGAGGTGTCAAATATCTCCTCTAAGTTGACAACCATTGAAAAAGTGCTGCATGATGCAGAGAGACGAAGGCTGAAGGACAGAAGCGTTGGAATTTGGCTAGAAAAGCTTGAGGACACAACATATGAGATGGATGATGTGCTGGACGAATGGAACTTCAAGATTCACAGAGCAAAGAATGAGCGAACTAATCAGAATGCCAGAATGCAGCCTACACTGCGGAACAAGGTTCGTTCCTTTATCCCATCCCTTTGTTCTTGTCTCAAACAAGTTCCTGTGCGTAGTGGTATAGCtcagaaaataaagaaaataaatgaacgGCTAGAATTAACTTTGAAAGAGGCAGATCAATTCAAGTTTATTACAAGTGGGGGTATTCCTAATTCTCATGATTTTCAACGAATTATGACTACCTCAATCATAGACGAATCAGAGGTTTATGGTCGAGAATCTGATAAGGAAGCCTTACTTAACCAAGTATTATCTGAGAGTAGTAGTCAAGGAAGATATGAGGTTCAAGTTATCTCTGTAGTAGGGGCTGGGGGTAGCGGAAAGACCACACTTGCTCAGCTGCTCTTCAATGATGATAGAGTGAAGAACCATTTTGAACTTAAAAAATGGGTTTGCGTATCAGATCCTTTCGATGAGAAAAGGATCGCCAGAGCAATCCTTGAGAGTCCAGGAAAGAGTTCTGATTTGTCAGAGTTGGACCCACTGCTCCAACTGTTGAAAGAAACTTTTTCCGGTAAGAGATTCCTGCTTGTCCTAGATGATGTCTGGACAGAGGACGACTCAAAGTGGAAGCCTTTCCAACACGCTCTCAAGGACGGGGCTCCTAGAAGTGTAATTTTGGTGACAACAAGGAGTCATAGAGTGGCCACAGTGGTGGGATCGACTGATACTCACGGCCTAGGCATGATCTCTCACTCTGATTGTTGGCTAATAATGCAAAGGATAGCATTTGCTAAACAATCAGGGGACTTGTGCAAGAAGGTGGAAAGAATTGggcagaaaattgcagaaaagtgCAAGGGGTTGCCACTTGCTGCAAAGACTATGGGAAGCTTGTTACGGTTCAAAGATACTGAACAACAGTGGCAGAATGTTTTGGATAGTGAGATATGGCAATTGGAGGAAGCAGCTGTGGACCTTTTCCCTCATTTGTATTTAAGCTATAACGAGTTGTCCCCGGAGCTGAAACGTTGCTTCTCATATTGTGCTGTCTTTCCCAAAGATCATGAGATAGATGTAGAAGAAGAGCTTATTAGGCTGTGGATAGCGCAAGGTTATGTTCGCCCAAATCGAAGAGGGGAGCACTTGGAGCTGGTGGGCCTTGAATACTTCAACAATTTGGCAATGCGttccttttttcaagaaatacaAAATGTTGAAGATTACGATGGGTTTCATGAATATCTGAAGTGCAAGATGCATGACATAGTGCATGATTTTgcacaatttctcacaaaaaatGAATGTCGTGCACTTGGTGGAGTTGGAAGGAATTCATCGAGTGAAAGAGCCCGTCATCTAACAATTTTGAAAGGCACTGAGGAGGAGATGTTTAGCTCTCGAGTCGTTGATTTTGGAAGGCTCAGGAGCTTTTTAGCTTTTCTATTTGAAAGAGTAGTAGTTCCCCAAAATCTGTTCTGCAGTTTGAAGTGCGCGAGGACTCTGGTTTTATGTAATTGTGAGCTAGTTGAAATCCCAGCCGAAATCGGAAGATTGATTCATCTTCGGCACTTGGACTTAAGTATGAATCCTTTCGTGACACTGCCAGAAGCTATATGTGATCTATATTATTTGGAAACTTTGGATATCAATCATTGTAAAAAGCTTTCGTGCCTTCCTCAAAGGATTAAAGGCCTTGTGCACCTGAGGCACCTTTTCAACCATGTGGCCGATGAATTACGTCAAATTCCACAAGGACTCTGGAAGCTGACGTCACTTTGTAGTTTGACTCGGTTCATTGTCAGGAGCAACTCTGATGATTTGGCAATTTTAAAGGATCTGAACCAACTGGAAAGATTGCACATTGTAATTGAAGGAGAAGTAGATTTTGGGAGTGCGGAGCTCGGAAAGAAAATCAACATACGTAAAATGTCTTTGTTCTTTAGCTTCGAGGCCCACTTTATAGAAACTCCAAGTTGCATTGAAAGCGTGGAACCACCTCCACACTTGGAACGACTTGCACTAATTGGCTATCCAGGAACTCAGTTACCAAGTTGGCTTGTGACGAAATCTCACGCCAATAACTTGACGAAGCTAATTATCGACAGGCCCCGCAATATCTCATCCTTGCTTGCCTTGTGGAAGCTATCATCCCTAGAAAAGCTTATCCTCTACAGAGTGGAAGAGCTGGAATATTTGGGTAAGGAATTCTTCGGAGTTACAAAAGCACTGCATGAGAATAGTCGTGATGCTCTTGACACGTTGTCAAACTCCGAGTCATCATTCTCATCTGAAGCAGTAGCATTTCcgaatttgagaaaattacaTTTTCGTCACGTCCTAAATTGGACAAATTGGGAAGACTTAAGTGAAGATGATGAAAAAGTTGCTGTATCTATCATGCCATGCCTGGAGGAGCTAAAAATTTGGAACAGTGAAAAGCTTAAAATGCTGCCACATCGCATCCTCAGAAAGATACCATCTCTCAAAATTTTGGATATTCGACGTTGCTCCAAGTTGAGGGATCGTTATTCTGACAAAACAGGAGATGACTGGATAAAGATATCATACATTCCTCGAGTTCACATATCTGATAAATGTTAA